In a single window of the Flavobacteriales bacterium genome:
- a CDS encoding aminopeptidase P family protein, protein MKYLPIDKQLYIDNRKRFVEHLEPGCLAVFNSNDIITTSADSTRPFVQHRDILHLSGVDQEESILLIFPDCHEEKHREILFLKETSELIAIWEGAKLNKDQAFEVSGIRTVYWLEKFETIFNNLMSEAKGVYLNTNEHLRANTEAETREDRFINWCQEKYPVHTYHRSAPIMHRIRSVKHEIEIQLLQAACNITEKGVRRILPFIRPGVMEYQIEAELMHEFLNNRSQGFAYTPIIASGESACVLHYIENNKPCKDGDVILMDFGAEYANYCSDLTRSVPVNGRFTDRQRKVYDAVLRVKDAATELLVPGTMMADYHRRVGELMEKELVDLGLISMKDIEDQDPAWPAYKKYFMHGTSHFIGLDTHDVGLWHEPIQAGMVFTVEPGIYIPDEDLGIRLEDDVVVQESGSPMNLMKNIPIEAEEIEELMNA, encoded by the coding sequence ATGAAATACCTCCCTATCGACAAGCAGTTGTACATCGATAACCGCAAACGATTTGTAGAACATCTCGAACCTGGCTGTCTGGCCGTCTTCAACTCCAATGACATCATTACGACCAGTGCTGATTCTACCCGCCCATTCGTTCAGCATCGGGACATCCTGCACCTCTCCGGAGTCGATCAGGAGGAGAGTATCCTGCTCATCTTCCCGGATTGTCATGAGGAGAAACATAGAGAGATCCTTTTCTTGAAAGAGACCAGTGAACTGATCGCCATCTGGGAAGGGGCCAAGTTGAACAAGGATCAAGCCTTCGAGGTTTCGGGTATACGCACCGTATACTGGCTGGAGAAATTCGAGACCATCTTCAACAATCTCATGAGCGAGGCAAAAGGGGTCTATCTGAATACCAATGAGCACTTGCGCGCCAATACAGAGGCCGAGACCCGAGAAGACCGCTTCATCAATTGGTGCCAGGAGAAGTACCCAGTGCATACCTATCACCGTAGTGCTCCTATCATGCATCGCATTCGATCGGTCAAGCATGAGATAGAGATACAACTGCTCCAAGCCGCTTGCAATATCACTGAGAAGGGCGTTCGCAGGATCCTTCCATTTATACGGCCCGGGGTGATGGAGTATCAGATCGAGGCCGAACTCATGCATGAGTTCCTGAACAATCGCTCCCAAGGCTTTGCATACACCCCCATCATCGCATCAGGAGAATCGGCCTGTGTGCTGCACTACATAGAGAACAACAAGCCCTGCAAGGATGGAGACGTAATCCTCATGGATTTCGGGGCGGAGTATGCCAATTACTGCTCGGACCTTACGCGGTCAGTGCCGGTCAATGGGCGCTTCACCGATCGTCAACGGAAAGTCTATGATGCTGTATTGCGGGTCAAGGATGCCGCAACGGAATTACTCGTACCCGGTACGATGATGGCCGACTATCATCGTAGGGTAGGGGAACTCATGGAGAAGGAATTGGTAGACCTGGGTCTCATCAGCATGAAAGATATCGAAGATCAAGACCCTGCTTGGCCAGCCTATAAGAAGTACTTTATGCACGGAACTTCACATTTCATCGGGCTGGATACTCATGATGTAGGACTCTGGCACGAACCCATACAAGCCGGAATGGTCTTCACGGTAGAACCTGGAATCTACATTCCGGATGAGGATCTGGGAATACGTCTAGAAGATGATGTGGTGGTGCAGGAAAGTGGTTCTCCGATGAATCTGATGAAGAACATCCCTATCGAGGCGGAAGAGATCGAAGAGTTGATGAATGCCTAA